In Chryseobacterium salivictor, the DNA window AATGGAGTAGGTTTCTGAATTGAAACATTTGCCCATTTATACATTTTTACTAAATTTTCAAAATGGAACTGTTCTCCTTCCGATCTTGCTCCGCCAATAATAAGAATTTTAATTTGAAGAAGGGGTCTTTTTTTTCGTAATGCTCTACTAGCATTAAAGAAGTTATCTATTCCTTTTTCCTTGGAAATTTCGCCAGTATAACAAAGTGTAATTTCATTGGCTTTTAATTTTTTAATGTTTTTTTGAATATAAATTTCGCTCGGAAAATAGGGCAAAACCAACTTTAATTTGCGGGGAAAAAGATAGGCCAAAGGAAACTTCTTCGTGTGTTCGCCGAAAATAAATGCCGAACTTATAAAACCAGCATATAACTGAATGAGGCCGAATTTTATAAAATGAAATAATTTACCAAAAAAAAAGTAATTTTTAAGCATCCTTTTAGACGGGTACCACTCGGTAATGTCATACAAAACAGGCGCTTTCCGGTATTTCGTATACTCTTTTGTAGCAATCACTGCTAAAGGTTCCGAACAGATAATACAATCTGGCGAAAAACTAGTGCATATATTCCTGAATTTTTCAGTCTTCTCTTTACTAGAAAGCGTCAATATTCCAAATGACTGAATGAGGACACCTTCAATAACGCCTTGAAAATCAGAGCACAGACTACTTACCATAACCTCATGGCCTTGGGACTTTAATTCCTTTGCCTGATGATAAAAAATTCGGTCATCATCATAATTATGGGCCGTAGTTAAAAAAAGTATTTTTGCCATGTATATAAGAAAAATCCAATATTTAGCCTATCCGGAACCTATTTTAAAACCAAGGAATATTGAGAGTAGATTTACGTGAGATCGGTGAATGTCCCAGCCCAACTTCTCCT includes these proteins:
- a CDS encoding glycosyltransferase → MAKILFLTTAHNYDDDRIFYHQAKELKSQGHEVMVSSLCSDFQGVIEGVLIQSFGILTLSSKEKTEKFRNICTSFSPDCIICSEPLAVIATKEYTKYRKAPVLYDITEWYPSKRMLKNYFFFGKLFHFIKFGLIQLYAGFISSAFIFGEHTKKFPLAYLFPRKLKLVLPYFPSEIYIQKNIKKLKANEITLCYTGEISKEKGIDNFFNASRALRKKRPLLQIKILIIGGARSEGEQFHFENLVKMYKWANVSIQKPTPFAKFTESFSEADICFDLRTSNIENNHCLPIKIFYYAAAGKPVIYTDLKATREFVNVSKFGYLVNPENSNLIADYIIQYIENTDLYDKHAVAARKEYEGKYNWEIIRRSFTDFVTLFIHKD